In the Enterococcus saigonensis genome, one interval contains:
- a CDS encoding iron-containing alcohol dehydrogenase yields the protein MNNFTFNVATDIRFGKDRFEELAQVIEKFGKNVLLVYGGGSIKKNGLYDRVLKELAGVNIIELAGVEPNPRIETVAKGAKLCAENEIDVILAVGGGSTIDCAKAVAAVHGSSTDQPWDVIKKRNYDGPALPIVTILTLAATGSEMNRGAVITNWQTNQKLGMGGQNLLPKVSFLDPQNTFSVGKYQTAAGSADIMSHLFENYFNVTPATDVQDGISEGLMRTVIKNCPIALAAPEDYDARANLMWASTLALNGLTGNGKGGTWSCHAMEHELSAFYDITHGIGLAILTPRWMHHVLNEENAIKFAQYGRNVWGITETVPMLAARMAIQKTYDYFKACGIPMTLPEVGIKDDSKFEVMAKQAVSYSKIATEAFVPLQVEDVVKIYQTSMTEQSYL from the coding sequence ATGAATAATTTTACGTTTAATGTAGCAACAGACATTCGGTTTGGAAAAGATCGATTTGAAGAACTAGCGCAAGTAATTGAAAAATTTGGTAAAAATGTATTGCTTGTATATGGCGGAGGCAGCATCAAGAAAAACGGCTTGTATGATCGAGTTTTAAAAGAACTAGCGGGGGTTAATATTATTGAACTGGCGGGTGTGGAACCAAATCCGCGGATTGAAACAGTAGCCAAAGGCGCAAAATTGTGTGCCGAAAATGAAATTGATGTGATTTTAGCAGTCGGCGGCGGTTCAACGATCGACTGTGCCAAAGCAGTAGCAGCAGTTCATGGCAGTTCAACAGACCAACCATGGGACGTGATTAAAAAGCGCAATTATGACGGGCCGGCTTTACCAATCGTTACGATTTTGACATTAGCTGCTACTGGTAGTGAAATGAATCGGGGCGCTGTGATTACCAATTGGCAAACCAATCAAAAATTAGGTATGGGCGGCCAAAATTTATTGCCAAAAGTTTCTTTTTTAGATCCGCAGAATACGTTTAGTGTCGGTAAATACCAGACTGCTGCAGGATCTGCAGATATTATGAGCCATTTATTTGAAAATTATTTTAACGTAACACCGGCGACAGATGTCCAAGATGGGATTAGTGAAGGATTGATGCGGACGGTGATAAAAAACTGTCCTATTGCTTTAGCTGCACCAGAAGATTATGATGCGCGAGCAAATTTAATGTGGGCTAGTACTTTAGCGCTAAACGGTTTAACCGGTAATGGGAAAGGAGGAACTTGGTCTTGTCATGCAATGGAGCATGAATTGAGTGCTTTTTATGATATTACTCATGGAATTGGGTTAGCAATTTTAACGCCCCGCTGGATGCACCATGTATTAAATGAAGAAAATGCTATCAAATTTGCACAATATGGTCGCAATGTTTGGGGGATTACAGAAACGGTTCCCATGTTGGCTGCTCGGATGGCAATTCAAAAAACTTATGATTATTTCAAAGCCTGTGGGATTCCCATGACCTTACCAGAAGTCGGGATTAAAGATGACAGTAAATTTGAAGTGATGGCCAAACAAGCTGTTTCATATAGTAAAATTGCAACGGAGGCTTTTGTACCGCTGCAAGTGGAAGATGTTGTAAAAATCTACCAAACTAGTATGACAGAGCAAAGTTATCTATAG
- the tuf gene encoding elongation factor Tu, producing MAKEKFDRSKPHVNIGTIGHVDHGKTTLTAAITTVLSKKGLAQASAYDQIDGAPEERERGITISTAHVEYETENRHYAHVDCPGHADYVKNMITGAAQMDGAILVVSAADGPMPQTREHILLSRNVGVPYIVVFLNKMDMVDDEELLELVEMEVRDLLSEYDFPGDDTPVIAGSALKALEGDASYEEKILELMAAVDEYIPTPVRDTDKPFMMPVEDVFSITGRGTVATGRVERGQVRVGDEVEIVGIAEETAKTTVTGVEMFRKLLDYAEAGDNIGALLRGVAREDIQRGQVLAKPGSITPHTKFSAEVYVLTKEEGGRHTPFFTNYRPQFYFRTTDVTGVVELPEGTEMVMPGDNVTMDVELIHPIAIEDGTRFSIREGGRTVGSGVVTSIEK from the coding sequence ATGGCAAAAGAAAAATTTGACCGTTCTAAACCCCATGTAAACATTGGTACTATCGGACACGTTGACCATGGTAAAACTACTCTTACAGCTGCAATTACAACTGTATTATCTAAAAAAGGTCTAGCACAAGCTTCTGCTTACGATCAAATTGATGGTGCACCTGAAGAACGCGAACGCGGTATCACAATTTCAACAGCTCACGTTGAATATGAAACTGAAAACCGTCACTATGCTCACGTTGACTGCCCAGGACACGCGGACTACGTTAAAAACATGATCACTGGTGCTGCACAAATGGACGGCGCGATCTTAGTAGTATCTGCTGCTGATGGTCCTATGCCTCAAACTCGTGAACACATCCTATTGTCACGTAACGTTGGTGTTCCTTACATCGTCGTATTCTTGAACAAAATGGACATGGTTGACGATGAAGAATTATTAGAATTAGTTGAAATGGAAGTTCGTGACTTATTGTCAGAATACGATTTCCCAGGCGACGACACTCCAGTTATCGCAGGTTCAGCTTTGAAAGCCTTAGAAGGCGACGCTTCATACGAAGAAAAAATCTTAGAATTAATGGCTGCAGTTGATGAATATATCCCAACTCCAGTTCGTGATACTGACAAACCATTCATGATGCCAGTCGAAGACGTATTCTCAATCACTGGTCGTGGTACTGTTGCAACTGGTCGTGTTGAACGTGGACAAGTTCGCGTTGGTGACGAAGTTGAAATCGTAGGTATCGCTGAAGAAACTGCTAAAACTACTGTAACAGGTGTTGAAATGTTCCGTAAATTGTTGGATTACGCTGAAGCTGGCGACAACATTGGTGCATTATTACGTGGTGTGGCTCGTGAAGACATCCAACGTGGTCAAGTATTGGCTAAACCAGGTTCAATCACTCCACATACAAAATTCTCAGCAGAAGTTTACGTTTTAACTAAAGAAGAAGGTGGACGTCATACACCATTCTTCACTAACTACCGCCCACAATTCTACTTCCGTACAACTGACGTAACAGGCGTTGTTGAATTACCAGAAGGTACTGAAATGGTTATGCCTGGTGATAACGTTACTATGGACGTTGAATTAATCCACCCAATCGCGATCGAAGACGGTACTCGTTTCTCAATCCGTGAAGGCGGACGTACTGTTGGTTCAGGCGTTGTTACTTCAATCGAAAAATAA
- a CDS encoding nitroreductase family protein — translation MNTIIEQLKSHRSYRHFDENYTLTQNQLQEILDASRQAPSWMNGQAYSIIVVQNQALREKLVTLNPNNPHMLHSSVFLLFVANLKRTQMVAVKNKVPYAITDSLNPLLIATTDASLALQNAVIAVEALGLGSVVVGSVRNHITEISTLFNLPDYVYPVAGLSIGKPTVEMHIKPRLPEETVVHYDTYQEYDYQLIEDYDQIMEEFAEARETKSWTKKFADYYKEARNSELNSYLKEQKLL, via the coding sequence ATGAATACTATTATTGAACAGCTAAAAAGCCATCGTAGTTATCGTCATTTTGATGAAAACTACACGTTAACGCAAAACCAGTTACAAGAAATTTTGGATGCTAGCCGCCAAGCACCTTCTTGGATGAACGGCCAAGCATACTCCATTATCGTGGTGCAAAACCAAGCGCTGCGAGAAAAGCTAGTGACACTAAATCCAAACAATCCGCATATGTTACACAGCTCTGTCTTTTTATTATTTGTAGCTAACTTAAAGCGAACGCAAATGGTTGCAGTTAAAAATAAAGTTCCCTATGCCATTACTGATAGTTTAAATCCTTTGCTTATCGCCACAACTGATGCAAGTTTAGCCTTACAAAATGCTGTAATTGCTGTGGAAGCATTAGGACTAGGGAGCGTGGTCGTTGGTAGTGTACGCAATCATATCACGGAAATCAGCACGCTGTTTAATTTACCAGATTATGTTTATCCTGTTGCCGGCCTTAGTATCGGGAAACCAACTGTCGAAATGCACATTAAACCCCGTTTACCAGAAGAAACAGTAGTACATTATGACACTTACCAAGAATACGATTATCAATTAATTGAAGATTATGATCAGATTATGGAAGAATTCGCCGAAGCCAGAGAAACAAAAAGTTGGACAAAAAAATTCGCCGACTATTATAAAGAAGCACGCAACTCTGAGTTAAACAGCTATTTAAAAGAACAAAAATTACTTTAA
- the fusA gene encoding elongation factor G: MAREFSLEKTRNIGIMAHVDAGKTTTTERILYYTGKIHKIGETHEGASQMDWMEQEQERGITITSAATTAQWKGYRVNIIDTPGHVDFTIEVQRSLRVLDGAVTVLDSQSGVEPQTETVWRQATEYRVPRVVFCNKMDKIGADFLYSVSTLHDRLGANAHPIQLPIGAEEDFTGIIDLVTMKAEIYTNDLGTEIQETEIPEEYLEQAQEWREKLVEAVAETDEDLMMKYLDGEEITESELKAGIRQATINVDFFPVMAGSAFKNKGVQLMLDAVLDYLPSPLDVEAIKGIDPKTDEETTRPADDEAPFASLAFKVMTDPFVGRLTFFRVYSGVLESGSYVLNASKDKKERIGRILQMHANTRNEIDRVYSGDIAAAVGLKDTTTGDTLCALDSPVILESIEFPDPVIQVAVEPKSKADQDKMGIALQKLAEEDPSFRVETNVETGETVISGMGELHLDVLVDRMRREFKVEANVGAPQVSYRETFRAGTEAEGKFVRQSGGKGQYGHVWIEFTPNEEGAGFEFENAIVGGVVPREYIPAVEKGLVDAMENGVLAGYPLVDIKAKLYDGSYHDVDSSETAFRVAASMALRAAAKKAKPAILEPMMKVTITVPEDYLGDIMGHVTARRGRVEGMEAHGNSQIVNAIVPLAEMFGYATTLRSSTQGRGTFMMVFDHYEDVPKSIQEEIIKKNGGKAE; encoded by the coding sequence ATGGCTAGAGAATTTTCGTTAGAAAAAACTCGTAATATTGGTATCATGGCTCACGTCGATGCAGGTAAAACGACTACGACTGAACGTATCCTTTATTATACAGGTAAAATCCATAAAATTGGTGAAACCCACGAAGGTGCTTCACAAATGGACTGGATGGAACAAGAACAAGAACGTGGTATCACGATTACTTCTGCTGCGACAACTGCTCAGTGGAAAGGCTATCGTGTCAACATCATCGACACACCAGGACACGTGGACTTCACAATTGAAGTACAACGTTCATTGCGTGTACTAGATGGTGCTGTTACGGTCCTTGACTCTCAATCAGGGGTTGAACCACAAACTGAAACTGTTTGGCGCCAAGCGACAGAATACCGCGTACCACGTGTTGTATTCTGTAACAAAATGGATAAAATTGGGGCAGACTTCTTGTACTCAGTTTCTACATTACACGATCGTTTAGGTGCGAATGCTCACCCAATCCAATTACCAATTGGTGCAGAAGAAGATTTCACCGGTATCATTGACCTTGTGACAATGAAAGCTGAAATCTATACGAACGATTTAGGTACTGAAATTCAAGAAACTGAAATTCCTGAAGAATACCTAGAACAAGCGCAAGAATGGCGCGAAAAATTAGTGGAAGCAGTAGCTGAAACTGATGAAGATTTAATGATGAAATATTTAGATGGCGAAGAAATCACGGAATCTGAATTAAAAGCTGGTATCCGTCAAGCAACTATCAATGTTGACTTCTTCCCTGTAATGGCTGGTTCAGCCTTCAAGAATAAAGGGGTTCAATTAATGTTGGATGCCGTTCTTGACTATTTACCTTCACCATTAGATGTAGAAGCAATTAAAGGGATTGATCCGAAGACTGACGAAGAAACAACTCGTCCAGCTGACGATGAAGCACCATTTGCCTCATTAGCATTTAAAGTTATGACTGACCCATTTGTAGGTCGCCTAACTTTCTTCCGTGTCTATTCTGGTGTCTTAGAAAGTGGTTCATACGTATTGAATGCTTCAAAAGACAAAAAAGAACGTATCGGACGTATCTTGCAAATGCATGCCAACACACGTAACGAAATCGACCGCGTTTATTCTGGGGATATCGCTGCTGCCGTTGGTTTGAAAGATACAACAACAGGGGACACGCTTTGTGCCTTAGATTCGCCAGTAATCTTAGAATCAATCGAATTCCCTGACCCAGTTATCCAAGTTGCTGTTGAACCTAAATCAAAAGCTGACCAAGATAAAATGGGTATTGCATTACAAAAACTTGCAGAAGAAGATCCATCATTCCGCGTTGAAACAAACGTTGAAACTGGTGAAACAGTTATCTCTGGGATGGGTGAATTACACTTAGATGTCTTAGTTGACCGTATGCGACGCGAATTTAAAGTTGAAGCAAACGTAGGTGCTCCTCAAGTTTCTTATCGTGAAACTTTCCGTGCTGGTACTGAAGCAGAAGGTAAGTTTGTACGTCAGTCTGGTGGTAAAGGTCAATACGGTCACGTATGGATTGAATTTACACCAAACGAAGAAGGTGCCGGTTTCGAATTCGAAAATGCCATCGTTGGTGGTGTGGTTCCACGTGAATACATTCCAGCCGTTGAAAAAGGTTTAGTTGATGCAATGGAAAATGGTGTCTTAGCCGGTTATCCATTAGTAGATATTAAAGCAAAACTTTACGATGGTTCATACCATGATGTCGATTCAAGTGAAACTGCCTTCCGTGTTGCAGCATCAATGGCATTACGTGCCGCTGCTAAAAAAGCAAAACCTGCAATCTTAGAACCAATGATGAAAGTTACTATTACTGTTCCAGAAGATTACTTAGGTGATATTATGGGTCACGTAACTGCACGTCGTGGTCGTGTTGAAGGTATGGAAGCTCACGGTAATTCCCAAATCGTTAATGCTATCGTTCCGTTAGCAGAAATGTTTGGTTACGCAACTACATTGCGTTCATCTACACAAGGTCGCGGTACGTTCATGATGGTATTTGACCACTACGAAGATGTACCAAAATCTATTCAAGAAGAAATCATTAAGAAAAACGGCGGAAAAGCTGAATAA
- a CDS encoding recombinase family protein has protein sequence MTIFGYARTTINDNDLDSQVKSLTEYGCGPVFLDTFEQKYHEENHADLDTVIAQMQPGDALVVCDLHRLGRSTRQLTELTSLFKNRNLHLVSLTENIDTRSEMGDIYFNLMEGLAQMECALIKERTLVGLNKARQKGKIGGRPKIDVKTVKKIRQLYYDKKETIQFISSKCGVSVGTCYKYINLAPEELEKITN, from the coding sequence ATGACTATTTTTGGCTATGCCCGCACTACAATCAACGACAATGATTTAGATTCCCAAGTGAAGTCTTTGACGGAATATGGCTGTGGTCCGGTATTTTTAGATACTTTTGAACAAAAATACCACGAGGAAAATCACGCCGATTTAGATACTGTGATTGCACAAATGCAACCCGGTGACGCCTTAGTCGTATGTGATTTACACCGTTTAGGCCGTTCTACGCGGCAATTAACAGAACTAACAAGTCTATTTAAAAATCGGAATTTGCACCTAGTTAGTTTGACAGAAAACATTGATACAAGAAGTGAAATGGGTGACATTTACTTTAACTTAATGGAAGGTTTAGCTCAAATGGAGTGCGCTTTAATCAAGGAACGTACTCTAGTCGGCTTAAATAAAGCCCGCCAAAAAGGAAAAATTGGGGGTCGTCCAAAAATCGATGTAAAAACGGTGAAAAAAATTCGCCAGCTTTATTACGATAAAAAAGAAACAATCCAATTCATCTCTTCAAAGTGTGGCGTATCAGTAGGAACATGCTACAAATATATTAATTTAGCCCCTGAAGAATTGGAAAAAATCACCAATTAA
- the deoD gene encoding purine-nucleoside phosphorylase: MSVHIEAQAGEIADKILLPGDPLRAKYIAETFLEDPICYNNVRGMLGYTGIYKGERVSVQGTGMGMPSASIYAHELINSYGVKKLIRVGTCGALSEDVHVRDLIIAQAATTSSSIVQKNFQSFHYAPIADFTLLKNSYEIAQEKGFTTHVGNILSEDTFYKDDLTETFALANMGILGVEMEAAALYYLAAKFHVQALAICTVSDHMITGEETTAEERQITFNDMIEVGLETAIKE, translated from the coding sequence ATGAGCGTTCATATTGAAGCACAAGCCGGTGAAATCGCCGATAAAATTTTATTACCAGGAGATCCATTGCGGGCAAAATATATTGCCGAGACTTTTTTAGAAGATCCAATCTGCTACAACAACGTTCGAGGGATGCTAGGCTATACTGGTATTTATAAAGGTGAGCGGGTATCCGTGCAAGGAACTGGTATGGGGATGCCCTCTGCTAGTATTTATGCCCATGAGTTGATTAACTCTTATGGTGTAAAAAAACTAATTCGGGTGGGAACTTGTGGAGCTTTATCAGAAGATGTACACGTACGAGATTTAATTATCGCCCAAGCTGCAACGACTAGCTCCTCCATAGTACAAAAGAATTTTCAATCTTTCCACTATGCACCAATTGCCGATTTTACATTGTTGAAAAATTCTTATGAAATTGCCCAAGAAAAAGGGTTTACCACTCATGTGGGGAATATCTTGTCAGAAGATACTTTTTATAAAGACGATTTAACCGAAACGTTTGCTTTGGCAAATATGGGGATTTTAGGAGTAGAAATGGAAGCTGCTGCTTTGTATTATTTAGCTGCAAAATTCCACGTTCAAGCTCTTGCGATTTGTACGGTTAGTGATCATATGATTACTGGTGAAGAAACAACGGCAGAAGAACGCCAAATCACATTTAACGATATGATTGAAGTCGGCTTGGAAACAGCCATTAAAGAATAA
- a CDS encoding aminotransferase-like domain-containing protein: MTLNRKSKTPLFQQLMEVIIADIESGKLAPGDRLMPERKMAEFYQINRSTVNHALEELTSLGWLMRKQGSGTEVAKGRWGSRQAPQFQWQHLLANRNQQQDPYNKQQNHLRNNFATLDLASGDLPSDLIPDFKFPALSWDQIVKEEENLTETGYLPLKKTITKKLVENFQLPLANQDLLITAGSTQGILLILQTLLRPGDVIATEDPSFLFALPLFQSLGLRLEGIATDQEGIMPRELEKQILAKKVKLLYLNPTFQNPTSRCLSYERRLKITEICRKYYVPIIEDDIFGELDFTTPIPKLKEIAPEQVLYLGSLSKIFGSSIKIGWLLAPQNLIRSLTNTKKLLDSETNLFTQIVANIALSNPAYTLQHKQLITELKKRSQLLCETFTPFKADWTFSEIKGGLYYWFTWQHQNLTRKDWQLFFTENLLVAPSFFFSNDTMSMRINYTTLTPELAESLAHKMQRINSKLLNKK, translated from the coding sequence ATGACTTTAAACCGTAAAAGTAAAACCCCTTTGTTTCAGCAATTAATGGAAGTTATTATTGCAGATATTGAATCAGGTAAACTAGCTCCAGGAGATCGACTAATGCCCGAGCGAAAAATGGCTGAATTCTATCAAATCAATCGTTCTACGGTTAATCACGCGTTAGAAGAATTAACAAGTTTAGGCTGGCTTATGCGTAAACAAGGCAGTGGAACAGAAGTCGCCAAAGGTCGTTGGGGATCACGACAAGCTCCACAATTTCAATGGCAACATTTATTGGCTAACCGTAATCAACAACAAGACCCCTACAATAAGCAACAAAATCACTTACGAAATAATTTTGCGACCCTCGATTTAGCCAGTGGCGACTTACCATCCGATTTGATTCCGGATTTCAAATTTCCTGCTTTATCTTGGGATCAAATAGTAAAAGAAGAAGAAAATCTAACTGAAACAGGTTACCTGCCTTTAAAAAAAACAATTACTAAAAAATTGGTTGAAAATTTTCAGCTTCCTTTAGCTAATCAAGATCTTTTAATTACCGCTGGTTCCACACAAGGAATTTTGCTAATTCTACAGACCCTTTTGCGTCCAGGGGATGTGATTGCTACTGAAGATCCGTCTTTCTTATTTGCATTACCTCTTTTTCAATCGCTAGGTTTACGCTTAGAAGGAATTGCAACCGATCAAGAAGGAATCATGCCTCGTGAATTGGAAAAACAAATTTTAGCCAAAAAAGTAAAACTGTTGTATTTAAATCCAACTTTTCAAAATCCAACTAGCCGTTGTCTTTCCTATGAACGACGACTAAAAATCACTGAAATCTGCCGTAAATACTATGTACCCATTATTGAAGATGATATCTTTGGAGAATTGGATTTCACTACTCCTATTCCAAAATTAAAAGAAATCGCCCCTGAACAAGTGTTATATCTCGGTTCTTTATCGAAAATTTTTGGTTCAAGCATTAAAATTGGCTGGTTATTGGCTCCTCAAAATTTGATTCGTTCATTGACCAATACAAAAAAACTATTGGACAGTGAAACCAACTTATTCACTCAAATAGTTGCCAATATCGCCTTAAGCAATCCAGCTTATACATTGCAGCACAAGCAATTAATTACCGAACTAAAAAAAAGAAGCCAATTACTCTGCGAGACTTTTACGCCATTTAAAGCAGACTGGACTTTCTCTGAAATTAAAGGTGGTCTTTACTACTGGTTTACTTGGCAGCATCAAAATTTAACTCGCAAAGATTGGCAGCTTTTTTTTACAGAAAATCTTTTAGTCGCACCTTCTTTTTTCTTTAGTAACGATACAATGTCTATGCGAATAAATTATACAACGCTCACACCTGAACTTGCTGAATCTTTAGCACACAAAATGCAACGTATTAATTCTAAGCTTTTAAATAAAAAATAG
- the rpsL gene encoding 30S ribosomal protein S12, with product MPTINQLVRKPRKSKVEKSNSPALNKGYNSFKKAQTNVNSPQKRGVATRVGTMTPKKPNSALRKYARVRLSNLIEVTAYIPGIGHNLQEHSVVLLRGGRVKDLPGVRYHIVRGALDTAGVNDRKQSRSKYGTKRPKA from the coding sequence ATGCCTACAATTAACCAATTAGTACGTAAACCTCGTAAATCCAAGGTTGAAAAATCAAATTCACCAGCATTGAACAAAGGATATAACAGTTTCAAAAAAGCTCAAACGAATGTGAACTCTCCGCAAAAACGTGGGGTTGCCACTCGTGTGGGTACAATGACACCGAAAAAACCGAACTCAGCTTTGCGTAAATACGCCCGTGTTCGTTTGTCTAACTTGATCGAAGTAACAGCTTATATCCCAGGTATCGGCCACAACTTACAAGAACACAGCGTTGTTTTATTACGTGGTGGACGTGTAAAAGACTTACCAGGGGTACGTTACCATATCGTTCGTGGTGCATTAGATACGGCTGGCGTTAACGACCGTAAACAATCACGTTCTAAATACGGTACAAAACGTCCTAAAGCTTAA
- the rpsG gene encoding 30S ribosomal protein S7: MPRKGPVAKRDVLPDPMYNSKLVTRLINRVMVDGKRGIAANIIYNAFDIIKESTGNDPLEVFEQAMKNIMPVLEVKARRVGGSNYQVPVEVRPERRTTLGLRWVVNYARLRGEHTMEERLAKEIMDAANNTGASVKKREDTHKMAEANRAFAHYRW; encoded by the coding sequence ATGCCTCGTAAAGGTCCAGTTGCAAAACGCGATGTTTTACCAGATCCTATGTATAACTCAAAATTAGTAACCCGTTTGATTAACCGTGTTATGGTTGATGGCAAACGCGGGATTGCTGCAAATATTATCTATAATGCTTTTGACATTATTAAAGAATCTACTGGTAACGATCCATTAGAAGTCTTTGAACAAGCAATGAAAAATATCATGCCTGTCTTAGAAGTTAAAGCTCGCCGTGTTGGTGGTTCTAACTACCAAGTGCCAGTTGAAGTTCGTCCTGAACGTCGTACAACTTTAGGCTTACGTTGGGTTGTTAACTACGCACGTTTGCGTGGAGAACACACAATGGAAGAACGTCTTGCAAAAGAAATCATGGATGCAGCAAACAACACTGGTGCTTCTGTGAAAAAACGCGAAGACACACACAAAATGGCTGAAGCCAACCGTGCTTTTGCCCACTATCGTTGGTAA
- the rpiA gene encoding ribose-5-phosphate isomerase RpiA produces the protein MDLKEMVGKEACKHIKSGMTVGLGTGSTAYHMVAEVGRMIKEENLQITGVTTSTQTLIQARELGIPLASIDEVDHIDITIDGADEVDPQFLGIKGGGAALLYEKIVATYSDKVIWIVDSSKMVENLGNFPLPVEVIPFGSQQIFNIFVTRGYAPTFRKTSDGEFLHTDSGNYIIDLHLDVIADPHALAEELIHMTGVVEHGLFLDMTNLVIVGENDGPKTLINPAFA, from the coding sequence ATGGATTTAAAAGAAATGGTTGGAAAAGAAGCTTGTAAACACATTAAAAGCGGTATGACAGTAGGTCTTGGAACAGGTTCAACCGCTTATCATATGGTAGCCGAAGTTGGGCGCATGATTAAAGAAGAAAATTTACAAATCACGGGTGTGACAACTTCTACCCAAACTTTAATTCAAGCCAGAGAGCTAGGCATTCCATTGGCTTCAATTGATGAAGTGGACCACATTGATATTACCATTGACGGAGCCGATGAAGTTGATCCCCAATTTTTAGGGATTAAAGGCGGTGGTGCTGCTCTCTTATATGAAAAAATCGTTGCTACGTATTCGGATAAAGTGATTTGGATTGTTGACAGTTCTAAAATGGTGGAAAATTTAGGGAATTTCCCACTACCAGTAGAAGTGATTCCTTTTGGCAGTCAACAAATTTTTAACATTTTTGTCACACGCGGCTATGCACCTACTTTTCGTAAAACGAGTGATGGTGAATTTTTACACACAGACAGTGGCAATTATATTATTGATTTGCATTTAGATGTCATCGCTGACCCCCACGCACTAGCTGAAGAATTAATTCATATGACCGGCGTAGTGGAACATGGCTTGTTTTTGGATATGACCAATCTCGTTATCGTAGGAGAAAATGATGGACCTAAAACACTAATAAATCCTGCTTTCGCTTAA
- a CDS encoding 2,3-diphosphoglycerate-dependent phosphoglycerate mutase → MPKLVFSRHGLSEWNALNQFTGWVDVDLAPEGVEEAKEGGRKIKEAGIEFDIAYTSVLKRAIKTCNYILEESDQLWVPQVKSWRLNERHYGALQGLNKKETAEKYGDEQVHIWRRSYDTLPPLLDATDPGSAANDRRYAMLDPRDVPGGENLKVTLERALPFWQDEIAPALKDDKTVLVAAHGNSLRALAKHIEGISDDDIMDLEIPTGQPLVYELNDDLSVAKKYYL, encoded by the coding sequence ATGCCAAAATTAGTATTTTCTCGTCACGGTTTGAGCGAATGGAATGCATTAAACCAATTTACTGGTTGGGTTGACGTAGACCTAGCTCCAGAAGGTGTTGAAGAAGCAAAAGAAGGCGGCCGCAAAATTAAAGAAGCCGGCATCGAATTCGATATCGCTTATACTTCTGTATTAAAACGCGCTATCAAAACTTGTAACTATATTCTAGAAGAATCAGATCAATTATGGGTGCCACAAGTTAAATCATGGCGCTTAAACGAACGTCATTATGGCGCGTTACAAGGTTTGAATAAAAAAGAAACTGCCGAAAAATACGGTGATGAACAAGTTCATATCTGGCGTCGTTCATACGACACATTACCTCCATTATTGGATGCAACAGATCCAGGTTCTGCAGCAAACGATCGTCGTTATGCTATGTTAGATCCTCGCGATGTTCCCGGTGGAGAAAACTTAAAAGTTACTTTAGAACGTGCGTTACCATTCTGGCAAGATGAAATTGCGCCAGCATTAAAAGACGACAAAACTGTTTTAGTTGCAGCCCATGGTAACTCACTACGCGCTTTGGCTAAACACATTGAAGGAATCTCTGATGATGACATCATGGATCTTGAAATCCCAACTGGTCAACCATTAGTTTATGAATTAAATGATGATTTATCAGTAGCTAAAAAATACTACTTATAA